One Aquamicrobium sp. genomic region harbors:
- a CDS encoding respiratory chain complex I subunit 1 family protein yields the protein MDMILDIAVQGAQMALVLALAPLVTGFVRKVKARLTRRQGPSLIQPYRDLARLMRKDAVVAEGASWLFRAAPYIVFAATWVAAALVPTFAAGLVFSWSADLIAIIALLGTARFFLALAGMDIGTAFGGIGSSREMMISSFAEPAMMLTMFALALVAGSTQLATVSAVLATPEVGLRVSLAMALVALVIVALAENARIPVDNPATHLELTMVHEAMVLEYSGRHLAMIELAAMLKLVLYLSLIACVFVPWGIAPAGAGLAAFAAGTALWLAKLAAGGFLLAVFETSIAKMRVFRVPDFLGVALMLGLLGTLLLFVSRSL from the coding sequence ATGGACATGATCCTCGACATCGCCGTTCAGGGCGCGCAGATGGCGCTGGTGCTGGCGCTCGCGCCGCTCGTCACCGGCTTCGTGCGCAAGGTCAAGGCGCGGCTGACGCGCCGGCAGGGCCCCTCGCTGATCCAGCCCTATCGCGACCTCGCGCGCCTGATGCGCAAGGACGCGGTGGTGGCGGAAGGCGCCTCGTGGCTGTTCCGCGCCGCGCCCTACATCGTCTTCGCCGCGACATGGGTGGCCGCGGCGCTGGTGCCGACCTTCGCCGCCGGCCTCGTCTTCTCGTGGAGCGCCGACCTCATTGCCATCATCGCGCTTTTGGGCACGGCGCGCTTCTTCCTCGCCCTTGCCGGCATGGACATCGGCACCGCCTTCGGCGGCATCGGCTCCTCGCGCGAGATGATGATCTCGTCCTTCGCCGAGCCGGCGATGATGCTGACCATGTTCGCGCTGGCGCTGGTCGCCGGCTCGACCCAGCTCGCCACCGTCTCGGCGGTGCTGGCGACGCCGGAGGTCGGCCTGCGCGTCTCGCTGGCCATGGCGCTGGTCGCGCTCGTCATCGTGGCATTGGCCGAGAACGCCCGCATCCCGGTCGACAACCCCGCCACCCATCTCGAGCTGACCATGGTCCACGAGGCGATGGTGCTGGAATATTCCGGCCGGCATCTCGCCATGATCGAGCTCGCCGCCATGCTGAAGCTCGTCCTTTATCTCTCGCTGATCGCCTGCGTCTTCGTGCCGTGGGGCATCGCCCCGGCCGGCGCGGGCCTCGCGGCGTTCGCGGCCGGCACCGCGCTGTGGCTCGCCAAGCTGGCGGCCGGCGGCTTCCTGCTTGCCGTCTTCGAGACCTCGATCGCCAAGATGCGGGTGTTCCGCGTCCCCGATTTCCTCGGCGTCGCGCTGATGCTCGGCCTCCTCGGCACGCTGCTCCTCTTCGTGTCGCGGAGCCTTTGA